GACCGTCCAACGGCTCTCGTCCCACGCCACTACGTCACGATCGGCGGCCGCGGCCCCGAGGACGTGGTCGCCGACGCGCGCGGCCGCGTGCTTACGGGTGTGGAGGACGGCCGCATTCTGCGTCTCGACGGCCTCGCCGACCCGGCCCGTATCCGTGTCGAGGTGCTCGCCGAGACGGGTGGCCGGCCTCTCGGTCTGGAACTCCTCCCGGACGGTGCTCTGCTGGTGTGCGACGCACTCCGTGGACTGCTGCGGATCGCGCTCGACGACGGCACCGTACGCATCCTCGCCGACTCGGTGGCGGGGGAGCCGCTGCGGTTCTGCAGCAATGCCGTCGCCCTCTCCGACGGAACGGTCCACTTCACCGTGTCCAGCCGCCGGTACCCGCTGGACCAGTGGATCGGCGACGTGGTCGAGCACAGCGGAACGGGACGGCTGCTGCGGCTCGCGCCCGGCGCCGACCGCCCTGAAGTGCTTCTGGAGGGGCTGCGTTTCGCCAACGGCCTCGTCGCGAGCAAGGACGAGTCCTTCCTTGTCGTCGCCGAGACCGGAGCCCGCCGCCTGACCCGATACTGGCTGGCCGGTCCGCGGGCGGGCCGGGCCGAGCCCTTCACCGAGGACCTCCCGGGCATGCCCGACAACCTCTGGCGCGCCGGGCCCGACGGGCCCATCTGGGTGGCCCTGGCCGGACCGCGTGTCCCCCCGCTGGATCTGCTGCACCGCGCCGCCCCGCCCGTGCGCCGCGCCGCGGCCCGCGTCGTGGTGCGCGCCCCGTACCGCCCGGCGGCCATGGCCGGCGTCCTCGCGGTCGATGACGAGGGCCGTATCCGCCGACACCTGCTCCGCCGCCGGTCGGGCTTCCGGATGGTCACCAGCGCCTGTGTCGCCGAGGGCCGGCTGATCCTGGGGAGCCTGTGGGAGCGGGGCGTCGCCGTGTGCGAGCTGCCCGCGGGCAGCGACTGATCCGGGTGCGCGGTCACTCCGGCCGGCGTTACCCTGTTCCTCTGCCGCGATCATGTCCTGCGGCACGGCGGTGGGGCCCGCCGTACCCGAACCGCGGCAGCGCCGCCGCCAACGGTCCCTACTTGCGCTCGAGCGCGCCCGTCCGGCAGGGCCAGGGCCCCGGCGAGTAGGAGAAGCACGTCCATGAGAGTCCCACGTCCCAAGAGCGTCGACGAGACGAGCGTCGCCGCGCCCAGGCCCGCCCGGCGCCCGTCGCCCTGGCAGGGGCAGGGCCCCGTCGTGGCGGTCGTCGCCCTCGGTGGCGCCCTCGGCGCCATCGCCCGATACGGCGCCTCGCTGCTGTGGCCCGCGCAGACCGGCGGCTTCCCCTGGACCATCTTCTGGGTCAACCTCCTGGGCTGCGCCGTGATCGGCGTGTTCATGGTCGTGATCACCGAGGTGTGGGCGGCCCACCGGCTGGTGCGCCCCTTCTTCGGCACCGGTGTGCTGGGCGGCTTCACCACCTTCTCGACGTACGCCGTCGACATCCAGCGGCTGGTCGACGCGGGCCACCCCCGCACCGCGCTCGTCTACCTGTTCGCGACCCTGCTCGGCGCCCTCGCGGCGGTGTGGCTCGCGATGACGGCCGCCCGTCGTGCCCTGGCGTGGCGGCAACGATGAACGAGACACCGGAGCGGCGCCCCGTGGAGGCGACCATGACACGACTGACCGGCAGGGCCCTGCGGCTGACCGTCTTCATCGGCGAGCACGACAGATGGCACCACAAACCCCTCTACGCCGAGATCGTGCACCGCGCGCATGCCGCCGGCCTCGCCGGCGCGAGCGTCTTCCACGGCATCGAGGGCTTCGGCGCCTCCTCGCTCATCCACACCTCGCGGCTGCTGTCGCTGAGCGAGGACCTGCCGGTGGCCGTGATCATCGTCGACACGGAGGAGCGCGTCCGCGCCTTCCTGCCGCAGCTCGACGAGCTCGTCGCCGAGGGACTGGTGACCCTCGACGACTGCGAGGTCATCCGGTACGCGGGGCGGGGAGCGGACGACGCACCGAGCGGCGCGGACGGGAAAGGTGAGAAGTCGTTGTGAATTGGCTGCTGGTGATCATCGGGGCCATGGTCGGCGCACCCCTGCGTTATCTCACCGACCGCGCGGTGCAGCTGCGGCACGACACGGTGTTCCCCTGGGGCACCCTCGTGGTCAACGTCACGGGCTCTTTGGTCCTCGGTCTGCTGGCCGGTGCCACCTCGGCCGGTCATGCCTCGCCCCAGCTGCAGCTGTTGATCGGCACGGGCCTGTGCGGGGCGCTGACCACGTATTCGACGTTCTCGTACGAGACCCTGCGGCTGATCGAGACCGGGGCGGGGTTCTACGCTGCCGCCAACGTCGTCGCTAGCGTGACGGCGGGCCTCGGTGCGGCTTTTGCCGGGGTTTCGTTCGCCGAGGCCGTGTGGCCTCGGTAGGCGTACGTCACCCGCGCGTAGTAAAACCGTCCCAGCAGTACCGTCTACAGCACTGTCGACCATCTCCTCAGAACTGGATCCCATGAGCGTCATCAGCGTCGGTCAGGCCGTCGTCCTCGGAGTCGTCGAGGGGGTGACCGAATTCCTCCCCGTCTCCTCGACCGGCCATCTCAAGATCACTGAGGGGCTGATGGACATCCCCGTCGACGACAAGGCCGTCGTCGGCTTCTCGGCCGTCATCCAGGTGGGCGCGATCGCGGCCGTGCTCCTGTACTTCTTCAAGGACATCGTGCGGATCGTCTCGGCCTGGTTCCGGGGCCTGTTCAACAAGGAGGAGCGCTACCACCACGACTACAAGTTCGCCTGGTGGGTGATCGCCGCGACCATCCCGATCGTCCTGGTGGGGCTGGGCGCCAAGGATCTCATCGACGGCCCGCTCGCCTCGCTCTGGGTGGTGGCGGGCTCGCTGATCGTGGGCAGTGGTGTGATGTGGGCGGCGGACCAGATGGGCCGGCACAAGCGCGGTGAGGACGACACCTCCTTCAAGGACGCGATGCTGGTCGGCAGCTCGCAGATCCTCGCCCTGCTCTTCCCCGGTTTCTCCCGCTCCGGCGCCACGATGTCGACCGCGCTCATCCTCGACCTCGACCGGGTCGCCGCCACCCGTCTTTCCTTCTTCCTCGGCATTCCGGCCCTCACCGGCGCGGGCCTGTACGAGCTGAAGGACGCGCTGGGCACGGGCGTGGGCGCCGCGCCGCTCGCCGTCGGCACGATCGTCTCGTTCGTGGTCGCCTACGCCTCGATCGCCTGGCTGCTGAAGTTCGTCGCCAAGCACTCCTTCAACGCCTTCGTGATCTACCGGATCGTCGTCGGAGTGGCGCTCCTGGGCCTGCTCGGGACCGGCGTGCTCAGCTGATCGCCGCTGATCATCCCTGGGGCGTGAAGCCGATATTCAGGCTTCACGCCCCATGAAAGTTTCCTTTCCAGGCCCCTTGACAGTCCCGTCCCGCAACCCGGAGGATCGCCACCGTGAACCTGTCAGACAGCCAGACAGGTGGTCGGGCACCGCGGCGCGTCAGCGCCATGGAAGCGGTGCTCACCCACCTCCGCGGCGCCATCGAGCGCGGCGAGTACGCCATCGGTGACAAGCTCCCCTCCGAGGCGGAGCTGTGCCGCACCCTGGAGATCAGCCGCCCCGTGCTGCGGGAGGCCCTGCGGGCCCTGCAGACCATGGGCCTGACCGTCTCCAAGACCGGCAAGGGCACCTTTGTCGTCGCCAGCACCGTCGAGGACCCCACCTTCGGCGACTACGCGGCCAGCGACCTGCTGGAGGTGCGCCGCCACGTCGAGATCCCGGTCGCCGGGTACGCGGCGCTGCGCCGCACCCCGGAGAACCTCGACCACCTGGCCCACCTCCTGGACCGGATGGAGCGGGAGACGGACACCACCGCGTGGGTCGCGATGGACACCCTCTTCCATCTCGCCGTGGCCGAAGCCGCCCAGAACCCGGTGTTCCGCCGGGTGATCGAGGAGATCCGGGACGCGCTGGCCCGCCAGTCGGCCTTCCTCAACGAGCTGGGCGGCCGGCGCGAGCAGTCCAATCGCGAGCACCGGGCGATCGTCGAGGCGCTGATGGACGGTTCCGAGCATGACGCGGTGGAGGCGATGGCCCACCACCTCGACCGGGTCGAGACGACCCTCACCGACATCGTGCGCCCCGGGCGTACGGACAACATCCCCCTGGAAGGCGGACCCGAGGCGTGAGCGAACAGCACCTCAAAGACGAGACGCGCCCCTCGTCCCGTCATGTCGACGCCGGCGACGCGGGCTACAGCAAGTCCCTCAAGTCCCGGCACGTCAACATGATCGCCATCGGCGGCGCCATCGGCACCGGCCTCTTCCTCGGCGCGGGCGGCCGCCTCGCCGACGCCGGCCCCTCTCTCTTCATCGCGTACGCCGTCTGCGGCGTCTTCGCCTTCCTGGTCGTGCGCGCCCTGGGCGAACTCGTCCTGTACCGGCCCTCCTCCGGCGCCTTCGTCTCGTACGCCCGCGAGTTCCTCGGCGAGAAGGGCGCGTACACCGCGGGCTGGATGTACTTCCTCAACTGGGCGACCACCGGCATCGCCGACATCACGGCCGTGGCCACCTACACCCACTACTGGGGCATGTTCTCCGACATTCCACAGTGGGTGATCGCGCTCGTCGCGCTCGCCGTGGTGCTCACGGTGAACCTGATATCCGTGAAGATCTTCGGCGAACTGGAGTTCTGGTTCGCCATCGTCAAGGTCAGTGCCCTCGTGATCTTCATGGTGATCGGCATCTTCCTGCTGGTCACCCAGCATCCGGTCGAAGGCACCACCCCCGGCCCCTCCCTGATCACCGACCACGGCGGCGTCTTCCCCAACGGCCTGCTGCCGATGCTGCTGATCATCCAGGGCGTCGTCTTCGCCTACGCCTCCGTCGAACTCGTCGGTGTAGCCGCGGGGGAGACCGAGAACCCCGAGAAGATCATGCCCAAGGCGATCAACTCGATCATGTGGCGCGTCGGCCTCTTCTACGTCGGCTCGGTCGTCCTGCTGTCGATGCTGCTGCCCTGGAACAAGTACTCCGCCGGCGAGAGCCCCTTCGTGACCGTCCTGTCCAACATCGGCGTCCCGGCGGCCGGCGGCGTGATGAACCTCGTCGTCCTCACCGCCGCCATGTCCTCGCTCAACTCCGGTCTGTACTCCACCGGCCGCATCCTGCGCTCCATGGCGATGTCCGGCTCGGCACCGAAGTTCACGGGCGTGATGAGCCGCAGCCAGGTCCCGTACGGCGGCATCCTGCTCACCAGCGGCATCTGCGTCCTCGGCGTCGGCCTCAACTTCGTGGTCCCGGCGGACGCGTTCGAGATCGTGCTCAACTTCGCGGCGATCGGCATTCTGTCCACCTGGGGCATGATCATGCTCTGTCACCTGCTCTTCTGGAAGAAGACGCAGAACGGCGAACTGTCCCGTCCGAGCTACCGCCTGCCCGGCTCCCCGTGGACCGAGATCGTCACGCTCGGCTTCCTGGCCTCCGTCTTCGTCCTGATGTACGCCGACGGCGGCGCCGGCCGCACCACCGTGCTGTGCCTGCCGCTGGTCGTGGCGGCGCTGGTGGCCGGCTGGTACGGCGTGCGCGGGCGGGCCGCCCGCGGTAAGTCCCCCAAGGTGAATGTGTGAACCACCCAGTGTTGTACGGAAGTCCGGTGGCTGAGGCTCCTGTGATCCGGGAGCCCCTGCACGCCCCCGTCGCCCACCTCATCCGCGGTGGGGTCATCGAGGGCATCCACTACGGCTCGGTCGTCGTCCTCGGCACCGACGGGACCGTGGAGTTCCAGCTCGGTGACATCGAGGCCGCCTTCTACCCGCGCTCGGCGCTCAAGCCCGTACAGGCGGTGGCGATGCTGCGGGCCGGACTCCCGCTCGACGGGGAGCTGCTGTCGCTGACCGCGGCAAGCCACTCCGGCGAGGAGCGGCACCTGGCCGGCGCCCGGCGGATCCTGGAGCTGGCCGGGGCGGGTGAGGACGACCTGCGTAACGTCCCCGACCTGCCGTACGACCCGGTCGTGCGGGACGCCTGGGTGCGCGAGGCCCGCCTGCCGTCCCGGCTCGCGCAGAACTGCTCGGGCAAGCACGCGGCCATGCTGTACACCTGCCGGCTCAACGGCTGGCCGCTGGACGGCTACCTCGACCCGGCCCACCCGCTCCAGCGGGCCATCGCCGAGATCGTCGAAGACCTCACCGGCCAGGCGATCGCCCGGGTGACCGTCGACGGCTGCGGCGCGCCGCTGTTCTCCGTGTCGCTGCACGGGCTGGCGCGTGCCGCGGCCCGCATCACCACGGCGCCGGCCGGTACCCCGGAGGCGCGGGTGGCGGACGCGATGCGCGAGCACGCCGAGATGGCCTCCGGCTCCGGTCGCGACGTGGCCGCGCTGATGCGGGCCGTACCCGGGCTGCTCGCCAAGGACGGCTTCGAGGGCGTCGAGGTGGCCGCGCTGCCCGACGGCCGGGCCGTCGCCGTGAAGATCGCCGACGGGGCGAACCGGGCCCGGATCCCGGTCGCCGCGGCGGCCCTCGCCCGCGCCGGGGTCGCCCCGGCCGCGCTCGCCGAGTTCGCCGGGGAACCCCTCCTCGGCGGCGCCGAGCCGGTCGGCACCATCCGGCCGGTCCGCGCGCTCGACCCCCTTCCCCAGACGTACGCCTGACCGACCTGACCCCCACCTCCGAAAGAGGACCCGCACAGCCATGACCGCCGCAGCCCACCGCAGCGAACACGACCTGCTCGGCTACCGCGACGTACCCGCCGAGGCGTACTGGGGCATCCACTCCCTGCGCGCCAAGGAGAACTTCCCCATCACGGGGACGCCGATCTCCGCCTACCCGCACCTGATCGACGCCCTGGCCGCGGTCAAGGAGGCCGCCGCCCTCGCCAACGAGGAACTCGGGCTGCTGGAACCGAAGAAGGCCGCCGTCATCGTCGAGGCCTGCCGCGAGATCCGCGACGGCAAGCTGCATGACCAGTTCGTCGTGGACGTCATCCAGGGCGGCGCCGGCACCTCGACCAACATGAACGCCAACGAGGTCGTCGCCAACCGCGCGCTGGAACTGCTCGGCCACGCCAAGGGCGAGTACCGGCACCTGCACCCGAACGAGGACGTCAACCTCGGCCAGTCCACCAATGACGTCTACCCGACCGCCGTCAAGATCGCGACCGTCTACGCCGTGCGCGGCCTGCTCAAGGCGATGGCCGTGCTTCAGGACGCCTTCGCCCGCAAGGCCGTCGAGTTCCGCGACGTGCTGAAGATGGGCCGCACCCAGTTGCAGGACGCGGTGCCGATGACGCTGGGGCAGGAGTTCTCCGCGTTCGCGGTCATGCTCGACGAGGACCGCAGCCGGCTCGCGGAGGCCGTCGAGCTGATCCACGAGATCAACCTCGGCGCCACGGCGATCGGCACCGGCCTCAACGCCCCCGCCGGATACGCCGAGTCGGCGCGCCGCCATCTCGCCGAGATCACGGGACTTCCGCTGGTGACGGCCGCCAACCTGGTGGAGGCCACCCAGGACTGCGGTGCCTTCGTCCAGATGTCCGGCGTGCTCAAGCGGATCGCCGTCAAGCTGTCCAAGAGCTGCAACGACCTGCGTCTGCTGTCCTCCGGTCCGCGCGCGGGCCTGAACGAGATCAACCTGCCGCCGGTGCAGGCCGGTTCGAGCATCATGCCCGGCAAGGTCAACCCGGTGATCCCCGAGGTCGTCAACCAGGTCGCCTTCGAGGTGATCGGCAACGACGTCACCATCACCATGGCCGCGGAGGCCGGCCAGCTTCAGCTGAACGCCTTCGAGCCGGTCATCCTGCACTCCCTCTCCGAGAGCATCACGCACCTGGAGCGTGCCTGCCTGACCCTCGCCGAGCGGTGCGTCGCCGGGATCACGGCGAACGAGGCGGAGCTGCGGGCCGCCGTGGAGAACTCCATCGGCCTGGTCACGGCCCTCAACCCGTACATCGGCTACGAGGCGGCCACCGGCATCGCCAAGGAGGCTCTCGCCAGCGGGCGCGGAGTCGCCGAACTCGTGCTGGAGAAGGGCCTGTTGCCGGCCGAGCGGCTTCAGGCCCTGCTGCGGCCCGAGGTCGTAGCGGGCAGTGGCTCGCCGGCGGTCTGACCGGCCGATGTGCACGGCGCACGACACGGCGGGA
The Streptomyces sp. CGMCC 4.7035 DNA segment above includes these coding regions:
- a CDS encoding SMP-30/gluconolactonase/LRE family protein, with the protein product MDRPTALVPRHYVTIGGRGPEDVVADARGRVLTGVEDGRILRLDGLADPARIRVEVLAETGGRPLGLELLPDGALLVCDALRGLLRIALDDGTVRILADSVAGEPLRFCSNAVALSDGTVHFTVSSRRYPLDQWIGDVVEHSGTGRLLRLAPGADRPEVLLEGLRFANGLVASKDESFLVVAETGARRLTRYWLAGPRAGRAEPFTEDLPGMPDNLWRAGPDGPIWVALAGPRVPPLDLLHRAAPPVRRAAARVVVRAPYRPAAMAGVLAVDDEGRIRRHLLRRRSGFRMVTSACVAEGRLILGSLWERGVAVCELPAGSD
- the crcB gene encoding fluoride efflux transporter CrcB; the encoded protein is MRVPRPKSVDETSVAAPRPARRPSPWQGQGPVVAVVALGGALGAIARYGASLLWPAQTGGFPWTIFWVNLLGCAVIGVFMVVITEVWAAHRLVRPFFGTGVLGGFTTFSTYAVDIQRLVDAGHPRTALVYLFATLLGALAAVWLAMTAARRALAWRQR
- a CDS encoding DUF190 domain-containing protein, with translation MTRLTGRALRLTVFIGEHDRWHHKPLYAEIVHRAHAAGLAGASVFHGIEGFGASSLIHTSRLLSLSEDLPVAVIIVDTEERVRAFLPQLDELVAEGLVTLDDCEVIRYAGRGADDAPSGADGKGEKSL
- the crcB gene encoding fluoride efflux transporter CrcB, giving the protein MNWLLVIIGAMVGAPLRYLTDRAVQLRHDTVFPWGTLVVNVTGSLVLGLLAGATSAGHASPQLQLLIGTGLCGALTTYSTFSYETLRLIETGAGFYAAANVVASVTAGLGAAFAGVSFAEAVWPR
- a CDS encoding undecaprenyl-diphosphate phosphatase, with the translated sequence MSVISVGQAVVLGVVEGVTEFLPVSSTGHLKITEGLMDIPVDDKAVVGFSAVIQVGAIAAVLLYFFKDIVRIVSAWFRGLFNKEERYHHDYKFAWWVIAATIPIVLVGLGAKDLIDGPLASLWVVAGSLIVGSGVMWAADQMGRHKRGEDDTSFKDAMLVGSSQILALLFPGFSRSGATMSTALILDLDRVAATRLSFFLGIPALTGAGLYELKDALGTGVGAAPLAVGTIVSFVVAYASIAWLLKFVAKHSFNAFVIYRIVVGVALLGLLGTGVLS
- a CDS encoding FadR/GntR family transcriptional regulator; this encodes MEAVLTHLRGAIERGEYAIGDKLPSEAELCRTLEISRPVLREALRALQTMGLTVSKTGKGTFVVASTVEDPTFGDYAASDLLEVRRHVEIPVAGYAALRRTPENLDHLAHLLDRMERETDTTAWVAMDTLFHLAVAEAAQNPVFRRVIEEIRDALARQSAFLNELGGRREQSNREHRAIVEALMDGSEHDAVEAMAHHLDRVETTLTDIVRPGRTDNIPLEGGPEA
- a CDS encoding amino acid permease, coding for MSEQHLKDETRPSSRHVDAGDAGYSKSLKSRHVNMIAIGGAIGTGLFLGAGGRLADAGPSLFIAYAVCGVFAFLVVRALGELVLYRPSSGAFVSYAREFLGEKGAYTAGWMYFLNWATTGIADITAVATYTHYWGMFSDIPQWVIALVALAVVLTVNLISVKIFGELEFWFAIVKVSALVIFMVIGIFLLVTQHPVEGTTPGPSLITDHGGVFPNGLLPMLLIIQGVVFAYASVELVGVAAGETENPEKIMPKAINSIMWRVGLFYVGSVVLLSMLLPWNKYSAGESPFVTVLSNIGVPAAGGVMNLVVLTAAMSSLNSGLYSTGRILRSMAMSGSAPKFTGVMSRSQVPYGGILLTSGICVLGVGLNFVVPADAFEIVLNFAAIGILSTWGMIMLCHLLFWKKTQNGELSRPSYRLPGSPWTEIVTLGFLASVFVLMYADGGAGRTTVLCLPLVVAALVAGWYGVRGRAARGKSPKVNV
- a CDS encoding asparaginase, producing MYGSPVAEAPVIREPLHAPVAHLIRGGVIEGIHYGSVVVLGTDGTVEFQLGDIEAAFYPRSALKPVQAVAMLRAGLPLDGELLSLTAASHSGEERHLAGARRILELAGAGEDDLRNVPDLPYDPVVRDAWVREARLPSRLAQNCSGKHAAMLYTCRLNGWPLDGYLDPAHPLQRAIAEIVEDLTGQAIARVTVDGCGAPLFSVSLHGLARAAARITTAPAGTPEARVADAMREHAEMASGSGRDVAALMRAVPGLLAKDGFEGVEVAALPDGRAVAVKIADGANRARIPVAAAALARAGVAPAALAEFAGEPLLGGAEPVGTIRPVRALDPLPQTYA
- the aspA gene encoding aspartate ammonia-lyase — its product is MTAAAHRSEHDLLGYRDVPAEAYWGIHSLRAKENFPITGTPISAYPHLIDALAAVKEAAALANEELGLLEPKKAAVIVEACREIRDGKLHDQFVVDVIQGGAGTSTNMNANEVVANRALELLGHAKGEYRHLHPNEDVNLGQSTNDVYPTAVKIATVYAVRGLLKAMAVLQDAFARKAVEFRDVLKMGRTQLQDAVPMTLGQEFSAFAVMLDEDRSRLAEAVELIHEINLGATAIGTGLNAPAGYAESARRHLAEITGLPLVTAANLVEATQDCGAFVQMSGVLKRIAVKLSKSCNDLRLLSSGPRAGLNEINLPPVQAGSSIMPGKVNPVIPEVVNQVAFEVIGNDVTITMAAEAGQLQLNAFEPVILHSLSESITHLERACLTLAERCVAGITANEAELRAAVENSIGLVTALNPYIGYEAATGIAKEALASGRGVAELVLEKGLLPAERLQALLRPEVVAGSGSPAV